One window of Candidatus Methanomethylophilaceae archaeon genomic DNA carries:
- a CDS encoding DNA-3-methyladenine glycosylase, with amino-acid sequence MIYLQKREIQITETEAYTGEDDSAAHARFGRTERNSVLYEAGGKAYVYRCHMYWLLNITAGREGNPQCVLIRGVEGRDGPGKASELMGICKEMYGNPLDEEHGLWLERSPCDFEIVSRPRIGIGYATEKDREAPLNFRIKLR; translated from the coding sequence ATGATATACCTACAAAAACGAGAAATTCAGATAACAGAGACCGAGGCGTACACGGGAGAGGATGACAGCGCCGCGCACGCCAGATTCGGACGCACCGAGAGAAACTCCGTGCTCTATGAGGCCGGAGGCAAAGCCTACGTCTATCGCTGCCATATGTACTGGCTTCTCAACATCACTGCCGGAAGGGAGGGGAATCCGCAATGCGTCCTGATCAGGGGCGTGGAAGGCAGGGATGGCCCCGGAAAAGCGTCGGAACTCATGGGAATCTGCAAAGAGATGTATGGGAACCCCTTGGACGAAGAGCATGGGCTGTGGCTGGAGCGCTCGCCATGCGACTTCGAGATAGTGTCCCGCCCCAGAATCGGAATCGGGTACGCCACGGAGAAAGACAGGGAAGCCCCTCTGAATTTCAGAATCAAATTGCGCTGA
- a CDS encoding DUF3877 family protein, giving the protein MKIGDARGSMRLYYPFDGDFESLKSEFMDASSGILDSTVLELMPGRVRITVSEKDSGRILGLPAKESMKRTIELIKDCATTDEFRRSIAAEFPGAEISKSSDIEFDWVMVFPEKEDTDVYCISEELGALTYHRFSAEEYRKLGFEMPRKSGNRWDCNNLLK; this is encoded by the coding sequence ATGAAAATCGGTGATGCCCGCGGAAGCATGCGGCTATACTACCCTTTCGACGGAGATTTTGAGAGTCTCAAAAGCGAATTCATGGATGCATCCAGCGGCATACTGGACAGCACCGTCCTGGAGCTCATGCCCGGAAGGGTGAGGATCACGGTCTCCGAAAAGGATAGCGGAAGGATTCTGGGACTTCCTGCGAAAGAGTCGATGAAGAGAACCATCGAACTCATCAAAGATTGCGCCACGACAGACGAATTCCGCAGATCGATAGCGGCAGAGTTTCCTGGCGCGGAAATCAGCAAATCATCGGACATCGAATTCGATTGGGTCATGGTCTTCCCGGAAAAGGAGGACACGGACGTCTACTGCATCTCCGAAGAGCTTGGAGCCCTGACCTACCACAGATTCTCCGCTGAGGAGTACCGGAAGCTCGGATTCGAAATGCCAAGGAAATCTGGGAATCGATGGGATTGCAATAACCTATTAAAATAG
- the nifS gene encoding cysteine desulfurase NifS: MSNVEQIYLDNAATSRMRKEAFDAMLPYFMDEYANPSSIHSMSRNPRAAVKKAREQIANCLNCDQSEIFFTSGGTESDNWALISGAEMQSQKGKHIIISSIEHHAILETANYLKKRGFEVSEAEVDGNGTVMLDDLKGLFRPDTILVAVMTANNEIGTIEPVKEIARIAHEHGALFFTDAVQAFAHIPLDVKDLDVDMLSASGHKFGGPKGVGFLYVRKGIRLPPFMHGGEQENGRRAGTTNVPGIVGMGAAAEIACAEMEETGKRLSALRDHYIKRVEKEIPYCRLNGHRTDRLPSNANFSFRFVEGESMLMNLGMKGVYVSTGSACASGSLDPSHVLLAIGLPHDIAHGSIRASFPEDITLEQVDKAVDCLKETVERIRSLSPLYDDFLKKGGE, translated from the coding sequence ATGAGCAATGTGGAACAGATCTATCTGGACAACGCAGCGACCTCTCGCATGAGGAAGGAAGCGTTCGATGCGATGCTGCCGTATTTCATGGACGAATACGCGAATCCTTCGAGCATACATTCCATGTCGAGGAATCCGAGGGCCGCCGTAAAGAAGGCCAGAGAGCAGATCGCCAATTGTCTGAATTGCGACCAATCCGAGATCTTCTTCACTTCCGGAGGCACCGAATCGGACAATTGGGCGCTGATCTCCGGCGCCGAGATGCAGTCCCAAAAAGGGAAGCACATCATCATATCCTCGATAGAGCACCATGCGATACTTGAGACGGCGAATTACCTGAAGAAAAGGGGATTCGAAGTATCGGAAGCCGAAGTCGACGGGAATGGGACTGTGATGCTGGACGATCTGAAGGGACTGTTCAGGCCCGATACCATATTGGTAGCGGTCATGACGGCCAACAACGAGATCGGAACCATCGAGCCCGTCAAGGAGATCGCTAGGATCGCCCACGAGCACGGGGCTCTGTTCTTCACCGATGCCGTCCAGGCTTTCGCCCATATACCGTTGGACGTGAAGGATCTGGACGTGGACATGCTGAGCGCCAGCGGCCACAAATTCGGCGGGCCCAAAGGCGTGGGATTCCTGTACGTCCGCAAGGGCATCCGTCTGCCTCCGTTCATGCACGGCGGAGAGCAGGAGAACGGCAGAAGGGCGGGAACCACCAACGTCCCCGGCATAGTCGGGATGGGCGCGGCAGCAGAGATAGCCTGCGCCGAGATGGAAGAGACTGGCAAGCGTCTTTCCGCGCTCCGCGACCATTACATAAAGCGCGTGGAGAAAGAGATCCCATACTGCAGACTGAACGGGCACAGGACGGACAGGCTCCCGAGCAACGCCAATTTCAGCTTCCGCTTCGTCGAAGGGGAATCGATGCTGATGAATCTGGGGATGAAGGGCGTGTACGTATCCACGGGATCGGCGTGCGCTTCAGGGTCGCTGGATCCCTCCCACGTCCTGCTGGCCATAGGCTTGCCGCACGATATCGCCCACGGGTCCATACGGGCGTCCTTCCCCGAAGACATAACCTTGGAGCAGGTGGACAAAGCGGTTGACTGCCTCAAAGAAACGGTGGAGAGGATCAGATCCCTGTCACCGCTTTACGATGATTTCCTAAAAAAAGGAGGCGAATGA
- the nifU gene encoding Fe-S cluster assembly scaffold protein NifU yields MYDGEYSEKVIDHFTNPRNVGEIENPSGVGTVGNAKCGDIMRIFLDIDENGIIRDCKFKTFGCGAAVASSSMATEMVKGKSVQEAMEITNKAVMEALDGLPVVKVHCSLLAEEAIHAALWDYAQKTSTKIEGLRPPKADIND; encoded by the coding sequence ATGTACGACGGAGAATACAGCGAGAAAGTGATAGACCACTTCACCAACCCCAGGAACGTCGGGGAGATAGAGAACCCTTCCGGAGTCGGAACCGTAGGGAACGCGAAATGCGGGGACATAATGAGGATCTTCCTCGACATCGATGAGAACGGCATCATCCGCGACTGCAAATTCAAGACGTTCGGCTGCGGGGCGGCAGTAGCCAGCAGCAGCATGGCCACCGAGATGGTGAAAGGGAAGTCGGTCCAGGAAGCGATGGAGATAACCAACAAAGCCGTCATGGAGGCTCTCGACGGATTGCCGGTTGTCAAAGTCCACTGCTCGCTCCTCGCGGAAGAAGCCATACACGCGGCGCTGTGGGATTACGCCCAGAAGACGTCGACGAAAATCGAGGGGCTCCGCCCTCCGAAAGCCGACATAAACGATTGA
- a CDS encoding replication-associated recombination protein A has product MRQLLLDEEEEGAAPEPLASRMRPDDLSGFFGQEHLLGEGKPLRRMIDGGAVSSMILWGPPGVGKTTLARMVARSTDARFVDFPAVTSGIAEIRKVMSEAESERRRGKRTVLFVDEIHHFNKTQQDAFLPFVEKGSIILIGATTENPSFELNGALLSRCKVFVLRPLSKEDMIAILKRAVESPSGYGDYKVDIPEKAYRIIADFSKGDSRTALNTLETVLNYGDNGDGTITVTDGIIQDCTSRKSMLYDKNGEEHFQVISALHEAMRNSDVDAALFWLARMLEGGEDPVWIARRIAHAAAEDVGLADPECLHVAMDAMEAARTIGHPECDIHLAMAAMFVCLSPKSNSVLTAYMAARDDARKHDSDPIPMAIRAGYTSLQKELGYGADYQYPHAAEDKITTMQCMPDSLVGKHYYRPTEQGLEKALKRRYEWILQWQKDHAGQTEKVPYPDYRAEKKRKKE; this is encoded by the coding sequence ATGAGGCAGCTTCTGCTTGACGAGGAAGAGGAAGGCGCAGCTCCGGAGCCACTTGCGTCGAGGATGCGCCCGGACGATCTGTCCGGTTTCTTCGGCCAGGAGCATCTTCTCGGCGAAGGCAAACCTCTGAGGCGCATGATAGACGGCGGAGCGGTTTCATCGATGATTCTTTGGGGCCCGCCAGGGGTCGGGAAGACGACGCTGGCGCGCATGGTCGCCCGCAGCACCGACGCCCGCTTCGTAGACTTTCCCGCGGTCACATCCGGAATCGCCGAAATCCGCAAAGTGATGTCCGAAGCCGAGTCCGAAAGAAGGCGCGGCAAAAGGACGGTCCTTTTCGTGGACGAGATCCATCATTTCAACAAGACACAGCAGGATGCGTTTCTTCCGTTCGTCGAGAAAGGCAGCATAATCCTCATAGGTGCTACCACCGAGAACCCGTCCTTCGAGCTCAACGGCGCCCTTCTGTCCAGATGCAAAGTCTTCGTTCTGCGCCCGCTCTCGAAGGAGGACATGATCGCGATTCTGAAGAGGGCAGTCGAGTCTCCCAGCGGGTATGGGGATTACAAGGTGGACATCCCAGAGAAGGCGTACCGCATCATCGCGGATTTCTCCAAGGGGGATTCCAGAACCGCTCTGAACACGCTGGAGACGGTCCTGAACTACGGGGACAACGGAGACGGGACCATAACAGTCACGGACGGGATCATCCAGGATTGCACCTCCCGCAAGTCTATGCTCTACGACAAGAACGGCGAGGAGCATTTCCAGGTCATCTCCGCGTTGCATGAGGCCATGCGCAACAGCGACGTCGACGCTGCCCTGTTCTGGCTGGCCCGCATGCTGGAGGGCGGCGAGGATCCGGTCTGGATAGCCAGAAGGATCGCCCATGCCGCCGCGGAGGATGTCGGTTTGGCCGATCCGGAGTGCCTCCATGTTGCGATGGATGCGATGGAAGCCGCCAGGACAATAGGGCATCCGGAATGCGACATACATCTTGCCATGGCCGCTATGTTCGTTTGCCTCTCCCCGAAATCCAACTCCGTCCTCACGGCTTACATGGCGGCCAGAGACGACGCGAGGAAGCACGATTCCGATCCGATCCCGATGGCGATACGCGCAGGGTACACATCATTGCAGAAGGAGCTGGGATACGGCGCGGATTACCAGTATCCACATGCCGCCGAGGACAAGATCACGACCATGCAGTGCATGCCGGATTCGCTGGTCGGAAAGCATTACTACCGGCCTACTGAACAAGGCCTGGAGAAGGCTCTCAAGCGCAGGTATGAGTGGATACTCCAATGGCAGAAAGATCATGCAGGCCAGACAGAAAAAGTTCCGTACCCGGATTACCGCGCCGAGAAGAAGCGGAAAAAAGAATGA
- a CDS encoding flavodoxin family protein — protein MSIAAIISSPIKGNTYAIVNAMAEQLKADGKDVQVFDINAMKDRRGCQGCNACKRKGSCVTKDDLTPVIDAIRNADGVILSTPVYFGEACGQYRLLEDRFYSFLNADFSVNIAPGKKVAVVVSAGSAGADKLAEKIEGTMKNFFKCEPVGTITVTTANDPKCAANSADIMAKAKEIAKKF, from the coding sequence ATGTCGATAGCAGCAATCATATCCAGCCCCATCAAAGGGAACACGTACGCCATCGTGAACGCCATGGCGGAACAGCTCAAAGCCGACGGAAAAGACGTCCAGGTCTTCGACATAAACGCCATGAAGGACCGCCGCGGATGCCAAGGATGCAACGCATGCAAGCGCAAAGGCTCCTGCGTGACGAAAGACGATCTCACCCCTGTCATCGACGCCATCAGGAACGCGGACGGAGTCATCCTCTCCACTCCCGTCTATTTCGGCGAAGCATGCGGCCAGTACAGGCTCTTGGAAGACAGATTCTACAGCTTCTTGAACGCGGACTTCAGCGTCAACATCGCGCCCGGAAAGAAGGTTGCCGTCGTCGTATCCGCCGGCTCTGCTGGCGCAGACAAACTGGCGGAGAAGATCGAGGGCACGATGAAGAACTTCTTCAAATGCGAGCCTGTCGGAACCATAACCGTGACCACTGCCAACGATCCCAAATGCGCCGCGAACAGCGCCGACATCATGGCGAAGGCCAAAGAGATCGCGAAGAAATTCTGA
- a CDS encoding DNA-3-methyladenine glycosylase 2 family protein: MEYVECTEEEIAYLSSSDSAMASLIRKVGKIGFEADPDLHTSLVRCIIGQQISIPMYERIWDEFKKEYGEIPSPERVLDGGIGKLKSLGIPTSRAEYILGISKGFLDGDLDQSAIERMDDDDAFRALVKIRGVGPWTAEMAMIFCLRRKNVFSFGDLALIRGIRRMYGLESVSKADFESYRKLFSPYCTAASLYIWEVGEGRVAGFLESSVKD; the protein is encoded by the coding sequence GTGGAATACGTCGAATGCACGGAAGAAGAGATCGCTTATCTCAGCTCGTCAGACAGCGCAATGGCATCCCTCATCAGGAAGGTCGGCAAAATAGGATTCGAAGCGGACCCAGACCTGCATACCTCGCTGGTCCGCTGCATCATAGGGCAGCAGATCTCTATCCCGATGTACGAGCGGATTTGGGATGAATTCAAGAAGGAATATGGGGAGATTCCCAGCCCTGAAAGAGTACTGGATGGCGGCATCGGAAAACTGAAATCCCTGGGCATTCCGACAAGCAGAGCGGAATATATCCTCGGCATATCCAAAGGATTCCTGGATGGCGATCTGGATCAGAGCGCGATCGAAAGAATGGATGACGATGACGCATTCCGCGCTCTGGTCAAGATCAGGGGCGTAGGTCCATGGACGGCAGAGATGGCAATGATATTCTGCCTGCGCCGCAAGAATGTATTCAGCTTCGGGGATTTGGCTCTCATACGCGGGATCCGCAGAATGTACGGATTGGAGAGCGTTTCCAAAGCCGATTTCGAATCTTACCGCAAATTATTCAGCCCCTATTGCACGGCAGCCAGCCTCTACATATGGGAGGTGGGAGAAGGGCGTGTCGCCGGATTCCTGGAATCTTCGGTTAAAGATTGA
- a CDS encoding ADP-ribosylglycohydrolase family protein: MSGLSKKERSLGCLFGGAIGDAFGYTIEFSDIQSIREWYGDCGLQEPVQYRGKYRISDDTQMTLLTADGLLTGETRFCCRGIASSPADYAYPKYRMWAKLQGFDVEGCVHNSWLFEDPATYARRSPGNTCISDLCRNEFAAKPDQPRNSSKGCGGLMRAAPAGIAAHRFSDPNIKAIEWGEEIAAATHGHPLGWMTAGIMAGIINRIMIGDSLEKSIQRAISFCESRHKGSGYAAQLSSIIDETLALAESDGNDLECMSKLGEGWIAEETLAMALFSCIRHQNDIKGCLRCAVNVTGDSDSIGSVAGNILGALVGIDAVKEAFEIRRVECHDLIEITAADLAAGCPTDGLVLTDEGWKDRWTRL, translated from the coding sequence ATGAGCGGGCTGTCCAAAAAAGAACGCTCCCTTGGATGCCTATTCGGAGGGGCCATAGGGGACGCGTTCGGATACACCATCGAATTCTCCGATATCCAATCGATCAGGGAATGGTACGGGGATTGCGGCCTCCAAGAGCCAGTCCAATACAGAGGAAAATACAGGATATCGGACGATACCCAGATGACGCTCCTCACGGCTGACGGCCTGCTCACAGGAGAGACGAGATTCTGCTGCAGGGGAATAGCGTCTTCACCGGCGGACTACGCCTATCCGAAATACAGGATGTGGGCGAAGCTCCAGGGATTCGATGTCGAGGGGTGCGTCCATAACTCATGGCTGTTCGAAGACCCCGCCACGTATGCCAGGCGCAGCCCCGGAAACACATGCATATCGGATCTGTGCCGGAACGAATTCGCCGCGAAGCCGGACCAGCCGAGAAACAGCAGCAAAGGTTGCGGAGGGCTGATGAGGGCCGCTCCGGCCGGCATCGCTGCGCATCGGTTTTCGGACCCAAATATCAAAGCCATCGAATGGGGAGAGGAGATAGCAGCCGCAACCCATGGGCATCCTCTGGGATGGATGACGGCCGGAATCATGGCCGGGATAATCAACCGCATCATGATCGGAGACTCTCTGGAGAAGTCCATCCAGCGTGCCATCAGTTTCTGCGAATCCAGACACAAAGGAAGCGGATATGCGGCTCAGCTGTCCAGCATCATAGATGAGACCCTGGCGCTTGCCGAATCGGATGGAAACGATCTCGAATGCATGTCGAAATTGGGAGAAGGATGGATAGCCGAAGAGACGCTTGCCATGGCTTTATTCTCATGCATAAGGCATCAGAACGACATCAAAGGATGCCTCAGATGCGCCGTGAACGTCACCGGAGATTCCGATTCAATAGGTTCTGTAGCAGGAAACATCCTTGGCGCCCTCGTCGGCATAGATGCGGTAAAGGAAGCGTTCGAAATCCGCAGGGTCGAATGCCACGATCTTATCGAGATAACCGCGGCAGACCTGGCAGCCGGCTGTCCAACGGACGGGCTGGTGCTGACAGATGAGGGCTGGAAAGACAGATGGACCCGCTTATGA
- the leuS gene encoding leucine--tRNA ligase, whose amino-acid sequence MEIDYGSIEKKWQTRWIEANLDKSEPDDSKKKFMLIFAYPGVTGYLHVGHLRGYSYVDAIGRYKRMTGYNVLFPVGTHATGNGGISLASKIARGDEKTVDYLLRNGCPEQKIPELGKPMSVIEFFNDVYVNEYWKRFGFLADWRRFTCTLYPDYAKFIEWQFRKLNDAHLLIQKPYYATVCPNCGPVAVDPSETDLSKGGRAETQEYTLLKFRHGDEYLVAATLRPETVYGQVCFWVNPSVEYRRIRKDGEVWIVSPQAAEKIPLQMDGVEDVGIIPGRDMIGWMCEAPMVHKEIPVLPASFCDPDVGTGLVTSVPSDAPDDWISLQEVKKDPKFREEYGLSQELIDSVVPISIIEMKGYGDFPAEDIIKRMGIERPGDPRLVEAKKQVYKDGYHMGRMKAVCGEYAGMRVEEAKDKMRQAMIDSGEAEIFRDLNEEVVCRCGARVHIKRLDDQWFINYADKELTEKTSEHCKTMDINPQEYRDNVHSVLNWYRERACVRQGNWLGTRFPFDDKWVIEAISDSTLYPVYYLISLYANDGRLKPEQMTEEFFDYVILGKGDKKAVSSRTGVSEVLLEKIRKDVLYWYPLDINLGGKEHMTVHFPGFLFNHVAILPEEMWPRGITVNWYVTGKNSDKISKSKGGAQPIPGAAAKFGVDAMRLYYAHIASMFVDVEWSEDAVMMYKQRIERIASFVQELIAGSGSPEGPMDAWLISKFNTHIKEIRQAMEGYELRQMCTIVYFDMLNDMKWSSRRGGCSGKAIKEALRIWIQAMMPVTPHIAEELWEMAGFEGLVSAGQFPEADESRISGSAEYSENLIRDIMSDVAEVRKISKIEPKRTILYVSPSWKKKVMGYALEMMEDGTLSVPSLTKRCMSDDGIKTKGKAASEFAKKVAIDFGRASIEDKKAIVNTDEFALLSNAAAFFSDELKTEVSVFDSDADGLYDPQGKSKVAAPGRPAILLE is encoded by the coding sequence ATGGAAATCGACTATGGAAGCATCGAAAAAAAATGGCAGACCCGTTGGATTGAGGCGAATCTGGACAAATCTGAGCCTGACGATTCGAAAAAGAAATTCATGCTCATTTTCGCTTATCCCGGCGTAACTGGATATCTGCACGTCGGACACCTCAGAGGTTATTCATATGTCGATGCGATCGGCAGATACAAGCGTATGACTGGGTACAATGTCCTGTTTCCCGTCGGCACTCACGCCACCGGAAACGGAGGGATCAGTCTTGCCAGCAAGATCGCCAGGGGAGACGAGAAAACCGTCGATTATCTGCTCAGGAACGGCTGTCCGGAGCAGAAGATCCCCGAGCTCGGGAAACCGATGTCCGTCATCGAGTTCTTCAATGACGTCTACGTCAACGAGTATTGGAAGAGGTTCGGTTTCCTCGCCGATTGGAGGAGATTCACCTGCACTTTGTATCCTGATTACGCCAAATTCATCGAATGGCAGTTCAGGAAGCTCAATGATGCCCATCTGCTCATCCAAAAGCCCTATTACGCAACCGTCTGCCCTAATTGCGGACCTGTGGCGGTCGATCCTTCTGAGACTGACCTTTCCAAGGGCGGCAGGGCCGAGACCCAGGAGTACACTCTCCTTAAATTCAGGCACGGGGACGAATACCTCGTCGCGGCGACTCTCAGACCTGAGACGGTCTATGGCCAGGTCTGCTTCTGGGTGAACCCGTCGGTGGAGTACAGGAGAATCAGGAAGGACGGCGAGGTTTGGATCGTCTCCCCGCAGGCCGCCGAGAAGATTCCGCTCCAGATGGACGGCGTGGAGGACGTTGGCATCATCCCCGGCAGAGACATGATCGGATGGATGTGCGAAGCCCCCATGGTCCACAAAGAGATTCCCGTGCTCCCGGCATCGTTCTGCGATCCGGATGTGGGAACCGGGCTGGTAACATCCGTCCCTTCCGATGCGCCGGACGATTGGATTTCGCTCCAGGAAGTCAAGAAAGATCCCAAGTTCAGGGAAGAGTACGGACTTTCGCAAGAGCTAATCGATTCCGTGGTTCCCATCTCAATCATCGAGATGAAAGGGTACGGCGATTTCCCCGCCGAGGACATCATCAAACGCATGGGAATCGAGCGTCCAGGCGATCCGAGGCTGGTCGAGGCCAAGAAGCAGGTCTACAAGGATGGATACCACATGGGCCGCATGAAGGCCGTCTGCGGAGAATACGCCGGGATGCGCGTTGAGGAGGCCAAAGACAAGATGCGCCAGGCCATGATCGATTCCGGCGAGGCCGAGATTTTCCGCGATCTCAACGAGGAAGTCGTCTGCAGATGCGGCGCCCGCGTCCACATAAAGAGGCTGGACGACCAGTGGTTCATCAACTATGCTGATAAAGAACTCACCGAGAAGACGTCCGAGCACTGCAAGACCATGGACATCAACCCCCAGGAATACAGGGACAACGTCCATTCAGTCCTCAACTGGTACAGGGAAAGGGCTTGCGTAAGGCAGGGCAACTGGCTCGGCACCAGGTTCCCGTTCGACGACAAGTGGGTTATAGAAGCGATTTCCGATTCCACCCTGTATCCAGTCTACTATCTCATCTCGCTTTATGCGAACGACGGCAGGCTCAAGCCAGAGCAGATGACCGAGGAGTTCTTCGATTACGTCATACTCGGAAAAGGGGACAAAAAAGCTGTTTCCTCCCGCACCGGCGTCTCCGAAGTCCTTCTCGAGAAGATCAGGAAGGATGTCCTCTATTGGTACCCTCTGGACATCAACCTCGGAGGGAAAGAGCACATGACCGTCCACTTCCCTGGGTTCCTCTTCAACCATGTGGCCATACTCCCCGAGGAGATGTGGCCCCGCGGAATAACCGTGAACTGGTACGTCACCGGGAAGAACAGCGACAAGATCTCCAAGTCGAAAGGCGGGGCCCAGCCCATCCCGGGCGCGGCCGCCAAATTCGGCGTAGATGCCATGAGGCTCTATTACGCCCACATAGCGTCTATGTTCGTCGACGTGGAATGGAGCGAGGACGCTGTCATGATGTACAAGCAGAGGATCGAGAGGATAGCCTCGTTCGTCCAGGAGCTAATCGCAGGCAGCGGTTCCCCGGAGGGTCCGATGGACGCCTGGCTCATATCCAAGTTCAACACCCACATCAAAGAGATCCGCCAGGCCATGGAGGGCTATGAGCTCAGGCAGATGTGCACCATAGTCTATTTCGATATGCTCAACGACATGAAATGGTCCAGCAGACGCGGAGGATGCAGCGGGAAGGCTATCAAAGAGGCTCTGAGGATCTGGATCCAGGCCATGATGCCTGTTACCCCGCACATCGCCGAGGAACTCTGGGAGATGGCAGGCTTCGAAGGTCTGGTCTCCGCCGGCCAGTTCCCCGAGGCTGACGAGAGCAGGATATCCGGTTCGGCCGAATACAGCGAGAACCTCATCCGCGACATCATGTCCGACGTCGCCGAGGTCAGGAAGATCTCCAAGATCGAACCCAAACGCACGATTCTGTATGTCTCCCCCAGCTGGAAGAAGAAAGTCATGGGATATGCGCTGGAGATGATGGAAGACGGGACACTGTCAGTGCCTTCCCTGACCAAGCGCTGCATGTCGGATGATGGAATAAAAACGAAGGGCAAGGCAGCGTCTGAATTCGCCAAGAAGGTTGCCATCGATTTCGGAAGGGCTTCCATCGAAGACAAGAAAGCCATCGTCAATACCGATGAGTTCGCTCTTCTCAGCAATGCCGCCGCTTTCTTCAGCGATGAACTCAAGACCGAGGTTTCCGTCTTTGATTCCGATGCCGATGGTCTTTACGATCCCCAGGGAAAATCCAAAGTGGCTGCCCCAGGAAGGCCTGCCATACTCCTCGAGTAA
- a CDS encoding cell division protein FtsZ, whose translation MTANENGSTDCPRIAVVGVGGAGCNVISSFSGRECQVDTIAINTDRKALEKTEADKKIYICKEVLKGEGTRGDANLGKKCAECHIEEIRDALFGYEYVFVVAGLGGGTGSGAMPIVIDSAAIGGAETSAIAIKPFFFEGERKELAAKAYRRVQAVCRNSCLVDNNLIMSLEEDCDLNTAFSKVNEGIVDHIAEFAKSVEINSPSKKRISDIKPSRTERTGIIPLGLLVCA comes from the coding sequence ATGACGGCGAACGAAAATGGCAGCACGGATTGCCCGCGCATAGCTGTGGTTGGCGTTGGAGGAGCGGGATGCAACGTCATCTCCTCTTTCAGTGGAAGGGAATGCCAAGTGGATACCATAGCTATAAACACGGACAGAAAGGCTCTCGAAAAGACCGAAGCAGACAAGAAAATCTACATCTGCAAAGAGGTCCTCAAGGGAGAAGGCACGCGCGGAGACGCCAACCTCGGCAAAAAGTGCGCTGAATGCCACATAGAAGAGATCAGGGATGCTCTCTTCGGATACGAATACGTGTTTGTCGTCGCCGGCCTTGGCGGGGGAACGGGCAGCGGCGCCATGCCGATAGTCATCGATTCGGCGGCTATCGGCGGCGCGGAAACATCTGCGATAGCGATCAAGCCTTTCTTCTTTGAAGGGGAGAGGAAAGAGCTTGCGGCAAAGGCCTACAGACGCGTGCAAGCCGTATGCAGGAACTCTTGCCTGGTCGACAACAACCTGATCATGTCGCTGGAAGAGGATTGCGATCTGAACACCGCATTCTCGAAGGTGAACGAAGGCATCGTAGATCACATAGCTGAGTTCGCGAAATCCGTCGAAATCAACTCCCCGAGCAAGAAACGCATTTCAGACATCAAACCCAGCAGAACCGAAAGAACAGGCATCATACCCTTGGGCCTGCTCGTATGCGCTTGA
- a CDS encoding indolepyruvate oxidoreductase subunit beta produces MKYTVQIVGVGGQGVLLASMVLGNAAMQMGYDVAMSEVHGMAQRGGSVLSTVRFGDGVASPLEAAGSADMILGFEPVETCRSLPLGNKDTTVLMNLDPVLPSMVAAGFEEYPPVDSIVSAVRSLAPNLKTIDATDIAIKAGKAVAANAVMIGAMSAVKGFPIPKDVLLKVLMEQVPEKFRDLNSKAFEMGYQAASQ; encoded by the coding sequence ATGAAATACACAGTCCAGATAGTCGGAGTGGGCGGACAGGGCGTCCTTCTCGCGTCGATGGTGCTCGGAAACGCCGCCATGCAGATGGGTTATGACGTCGCCATGAGCGAAGTCCACGGGATGGCCCAGAGGGGCGGAAGCGTCCTCTCCACCGTGCGCTTCGGAGACGGGGTCGCAAGCCCGTTGGAGGCCGCAGGATCCGCCGATATGATACTCGGATTCGAGCCTGTGGAAACATGCAGGAGCCTTCCCCTCGGGAACAAGGATACGACTGTGCTGATGAATCTCGACCCGGTTCTGCCTTCTATGGTCGCCGCCGGGTTCGAGGAATATCCCCCGGTCGACAGCATCGTATCCGCGGTCAGGTCTCTGGCCCCCAACCTCAAGACGATCGATGCCACGGACATAGCCATCAAAGCCGGGAAAGCCGTCGCCGCCAATGCCGTCATGATCGGCGCGATGTCGGCCGTCAAAGGGTTCCCTATCCCCAAGGATGTGCTTCTTAAGGTCCTCATGGAGCAGGTCCCGGAAAAATTCAGGGATCTGAACTCCAAGGCTTTCGAGATGGGTTACCAGGCCGCATCCCAATGA